The following are from one region of the Ananas comosus cultivar F153 linkage group 20, ASM154086v1, whole genome shotgun sequence genome:
- the LOC109725716 gene encoding importin-9 isoform X3, with the protein MSLWGGVRMHMSACACTLMSVCASVLLKQFIKEHWQEDEENFVHPVVSPPEKVVIRQLLLPSLNDPHRKIRTAIGMGIASIAQYDWPEGWPELLPFLLNLISDRGNRDGVHGALRCLALLSSDLDDTVVPKLVPSLFPHLHTIISSPHLYENSLRAKALSIVHSCISVLGSMSGVYKAETSSLMMPMFSSLMEQFSVILQSPVQSEEPDDWSIRMEVLKCLLQSVQNIPSLPVTQFSVILPPLWQTFVSSLKVYQKACIEGGEDSHAVRYDSDGGEKSLESFVIQLLEFLITMVGNARLAELVGGNIKELVYYTIAFQQMTEEQVRTWSLDANQYVADEDDVTYSCRVSGCLLLEEIINAYGEEGIDAIIVASQNRFHESREAKVAGSADWWKLREATLFAFASISEQLLEAKASGVIYCDLGNLIEQMITEDMGTGVHECPFLHARVFFIVSKFRSLINQRTSEQFLYGAVQAIASDVPPPVKVGACKALSQLLPESKQDVIQPHIMGLLLSLVDLLRQASDETLHLVLETLQAAVKAGHSQSTSIEPIISPIILNVWAQHVSDPFISIDAVEVLEAIKNAPGCIRPLVSRILPTIGSILEKPKLQPIGLVAGSLDLLTMILKNAPADVVKAVFETCFNTTIQIILESDDHGEMQNATECLAAILSGGRQELLSWEGDPGHTMKKLLDVASRLLDPNLESSGSLFVGSYILQLILHYPSEMSPHTRELIAAIVRRMQSCEIAGLKSSLVVILARLVHLSAADVNQFINLMLNIPANGYGNSLTYVMSEWTKLQGEVQGAYQIKVTTTALALLLSTRNEELAKISVQGHLIKSDAGIKTRSKAKFAPDQWTLIPLPAKIFSLLADTLAEIQEQVLDEDDDNEDSDWEEVSNSDGGLPQDIIYSSTVPSNVGPSVEHLDAMAKVFDEGEDDSYDDDLTKIDPLNEIKLVDFLTAFFSNLSNNDRSLFDHLCQSLSVSQSAAVEKVLRK; encoded by the exons ATGAGTCTGTGGGGAGGTGTGCGTATGCACATGAGTGCATGTGCGTGCACGCTGATGTCTGTATGTGCAT CTGTCTTGTTAAAGCAGTTCATAAAGGAGCATTGGCAGGAGGATGAGGAGAATTTTGTTCACCCTGTTGTTTCTCCTCCAGAAAAG GTTGTCATACGCCAACTTCTGCTTCCATCATTGAACGACCCTCACCGCAAAATCCGAACAGCTATTGGCATGGGAATAGCATCCATTGCACAATATGATTGGCCAGAGGGCTGGCCAGAATTATTACCCTTTCTCTTGAATCTTATTAGTGACAGGGGCAACAGAGATGGAG TTCATGGAGCCTTAAGATGTCTGGCGCTTCTCTCTTCTGATCTGGATGACACGGTGGTTCCAAAATTAGTTCCCAGTCTGTTCCCACACTTGCACACAATTATATCATCTCCTCAC CTGTATGAAAATTCTCTGCGCGCAAAGGCACTTTCAATAGTTCATTCTTGTATCTCTGTGTTGGGTTCAATGAGTGGTGTTTATAAG GCAGAAACTAGCAGTTTGATGATGCCTATGTTCAGTTCATTAATGGAGCAATTTTCTGTAATCTTACAATCTCCAGTGCAATCGGAAGAACCAGATGACTGGAGCATTAGAATGGAG GTGCTCAAATGTTTACTCCAGTCTGTCCAAAACATCCCAAGCCTGCCTGTAACGCAATTTTCTG TCATTCTTCCACCTTTGTGGCAGACTTTTGTTTCTTCCCTCAAAGTCTATCAAAAAGCATGCATCGAAGGTGGCGAAGATTCTCATGCCGTGAGATATGATTCTGATGGTGGTGAAAAAAGTCTTGAGTCCTTTGTCATTCAG TTATTGGAGTTTTTGATAACCATGGTGGGGAATGCTAGGTTGGCCGAG CTCGTCGGAGGGAACATCAAGGAGCTAGTCTATTACACAATAGCTTTCCAGCAGATGACTGAGGAACAA GTCCGCACCTGGTCGCTTGATGCTAATCAGTATGTTGCTGATGAGGATGACGTTACTTACAGTTGTCGTGTATCTG GATGTCTACTTCTGGAAGAGATAATTAATGCCTATGGTGAAGAGGGAATTGATGCTATAATTGTTGCTTCTCAAAATCGTTTTCATGAGTCGCGTGAAGCAAAAGTTGCTGGTTCTGCAGATTGGTGGAAA CTCCGTGAAGCGActctttttgcttttgcttCTATTTCGGAACAGTTGCTTGAAGCAAAG GCTTCAGGAGTGATTTATTGTGATTTGGGAAACTTGATTGAGCAGATGATTACCGAAGATATGGGAACAG GGGTACATGAATGTCCATTTCTTCACGCACGTGTATTTTTCATAGTGTCCAAGTTCAGGTCACTG ATTAATCAGAGAACTAGTGAACAATTCCTATACGGTGCTGTCCAAGCAATAGCTTCAGATGT ACCACCACCAGTTAAAGTTGGTGCTTGTAAAGCACTATCCCAACTATTGCCTGAATCTAAGCAAGATGTTATTCAGCCTCATATCATGGGTTTACTTTTGTCTCTTGTGGATCTTCTAAGGCAG GCATCTGATGAAACACTACATCTTGTACTAGAAACCCTTCAAGCTGCTGTCAAGGCTG GTCATAGTCAGTCAACATCCATTGAGCCAATCATCTCTCCTATCATACTTAATGTTTGGGCCCAACATGTTTCGGATCCATTTATCAGTATTGACGCTGTGGAAGTCCTAGAG GCTATTAAGAATGCTCCAGGGTGTATACGGCCATTGGTGTCTCGGATTTTACCTACTATTGGATCCATACTGGAAAAG CCCAAGTTGCAGCCGATTGGGTTGGTTGCTGGCTCATTGGACCTTTTGACTATGATACTAAAA AATGCCCCAGCTGATGTAGTGAAGGCCGTATTTGAGACATGCTTTAATACCACCATCCAAATTATCCTTGAAAGTGATGATCATGGAGAGATGCAG AATGCAACTGAATGTTTGGCTGCAATTTTATCTGGGGGAAGACAAGAGTTACTTTCATGGGAAGGTGACCCAGGACATACTATGAAAAAGCTACTTGATGTGGCTTCTCG GCTTCTAGATCCCAATCTGGAAAGTTCCGGGTCACTTTTTGTTGGAAGTTATATACTGCAACTGATTTTACATTATCCGTCAGAAATGTCTCCGCACACACGGGAGCTTATTGCTGCTATTGTAAGACGTATGCAATCTTGTGAAATAGCCGGGTTGAAAAGCTCCCTGGTTGTTATCCTTGCTAGACTC GTACATTTGAGTGCTGCAGATGTCAACCAGTTCATTAATCTAATGCTTAATATTCCTGCAAATGGTTATGGCAATTCCCTCACGTATGTGATGTCGGAATGGACTAAACTACAGG GTGAAGTACAGGGTGCATACCAGATAAAAGTTACAACCACTGCATTGGCACTTCTGCTGTCCACTCGTAATGAGGAGCTAGCGAAAATTAGTGTTCAGGGCCATCTAATTAAG TCCGATGCAGGTATAAAAACTCGTTCAAAAGCTAAATTTGCACCTGATCAGTGGACATTGATTCCATTACCAGCAAAG ATCTTTAGCTTGTTAGCAGATACATTAGCTGAGATTCAAGAACAAGTCTTGGATGAAGATGACGACAATGAG GATAGCGACTGGGAAGAAGTTTCCAACAGCGATGGTGGTCTTCCCCAGGATATTATATACTCATCGACAGTACCATCGAATGTTGGCCCTTCAGTTGAACACCTTGATGCCATGGCAAAAGTGTTTGATGAG GGTGAGGATGATAGTTATGATGATGATCTTACAAAAATTGATCCGCTTAACGAG ATCAAGCTAGTGGATTTTCTAACAGCCTTCTTTTCAAACTTGTCGAACAACGACCGATCACTTTTTGATCACCTTTGTCAG AGTCTCTCAGTCTCTCAGAGTGCTGCTGTGGAAAAGGTTTTACGGAAATGA
- the LOC109725716 gene encoding importin-9 isoform X5 produces the protein MGIASIAQYDWPEGWPELLPFLLNLISDRGNRDGVHGALRCLALLSSDLDDTVVPKLVPSLFPHLHTIISSPHLYENSLRAKALSIVHSCISVLGSMSGVYKAETSSLMMPMFSSLMEQFSVILQSPVQSEEPDDWSIRMEVLKCLLQSVQNIPSLPVTQFSVILPPLWQTFVSSLKVYQKACIEGGEDSHAVRYDSDGGEKSLESFVIQLLEFLITMVGNARLAELVGGNIKELVYYTIAFQQMTEEQVRTWSLDANQYVADEDDVTYSCRVSGCLLLEEIINAYGEEGIDAIIVASQNRFHESREAKVAGSADWWKLREATLFAFASISEQLLEAKASGVIYCDLGNLIEQMITEDMGTGVHECPFLHARVFFIVSKFRSLINQRTSEQFLYGAVQAIASDVPPPVKVGACKALSQLLPESKQDVIQPHIMGLLLSLVDLLRQASDETLHLVLETLQAAVKAGHSQSTSIEPIISPIILNVWAQHVSDPFISIDAVEVLEAIKNAPGCIRPLVSRILPTIGSILEKPKLQPIGLVAGSLDLLTMILKNAPADVVKAVFETCFNTTIQIILESDDHGEMQNATECLAAILSGGRQELLSWEGDPGHTMKKLLDVASRLLDPNLESSGSLFVGSYILQLILHYPSEMSPHTRELIAAIVRRMQSCEIAGLKSSLVVILARLVHLSAADVNQFINLMLNIPANGYGNSLTYVMSEWTKLQGEVQGAYQIKVTTTALALLLSTRNEELAKISVQGHLIKSDAGIKTRSKAKFAPDQWTLIPLPAKIFSLLADTLAEIQEQVLDEDDDNEDSDWEEVSNSDGGLPQDIIYSSTVPSNVGPSVEHLDAMAKVFDEGEDDSYDDDLTKIDPLNEIKLVDFLTAFFSNLSNNDRSLFDHLCQSLSVSQSAAVEKVLRK, from the exons ATGGGAATAGCATCCATTGCACAATATGATTGGCCAGAGGGCTGGCCAGAATTATTACCCTTTCTCTTGAATCTTATTAGTGACAGGGGCAACAGAGATGGAG TTCATGGAGCCTTAAGATGTCTGGCGCTTCTCTCTTCTGATCTGGATGACACGGTGGTTCCAAAATTAGTTCCCAGTCTGTTCCCACACTTGCACACAATTATATCATCTCCTCAC CTGTATGAAAATTCTCTGCGCGCAAAGGCACTTTCAATAGTTCATTCTTGTATCTCTGTGTTGGGTTCAATGAGTGGTGTTTATAAG GCAGAAACTAGCAGTTTGATGATGCCTATGTTCAGTTCATTAATGGAGCAATTTTCTGTAATCTTACAATCTCCAGTGCAATCGGAAGAACCAGATGACTGGAGCATTAGAATGGAG GTGCTCAAATGTTTACTCCAGTCTGTCCAAAACATCCCAAGCCTGCCTGTAACGCAATTTTCTG TCATTCTTCCACCTTTGTGGCAGACTTTTGTTTCTTCCCTCAAAGTCTATCAAAAAGCATGCATCGAAGGTGGCGAAGATTCTCATGCCGTGAGATATGATTCTGATGGTGGTGAAAAAAGTCTTGAGTCCTTTGTCATTCAG TTATTGGAGTTTTTGATAACCATGGTGGGGAATGCTAGGTTGGCCGAG CTCGTCGGAGGGAACATCAAGGAGCTAGTCTATTACACAATAGCTTTCCAGCAGATGACTGAGGAACAA GTCCGCACCTGGTCGCTTGATGCTAATCAGTATGTTGCTGATGAGGATGACGTTACTTACAGTTGTCGTGTATCTG GATGTCTACTTCTGGAAGAGATAATTAATGCCTATGGTGAAGAGGGAATTGATGCTATAATTGTTGCTTCTCAAAATCGTTTTCATGAGTCGCGTGAAGCAAAAGTTGCTGGTTCTGCAGATTGGTGGAAA CTCCGTGAAGCGActctttttgcttttgcttCTATTTCGGAACAGTTGCTTGAAGCAAAG GCTTCAGGAGTGATTTATTGTGATTTGGGAAACTTGATTGAGCAGATGATTACCGAAGATATGGGAACAG GGGTACATGAATGTCCATTTCTTCACGCACGTGTATTTTTCATAGTGTCCAAGTTCAGGTCACTG ATTAATCAGAGAACTAGTGAACAATTCCTATACGGTGCTGTCCAAGCAATAGCTTCAGATGT ACCACCACCAGTTAAAGTTGGTGCTTGTAAAGCACTATCCCAACTATTGCCTGAATCTAAGCAAGATGTTATTCAGCCTCATATCATGGGTTTACTTTTGTCTCTTGTGGATCTTCTAAGGCAG GCATCTGATGAAACACTACATCTTGTACTAGAAACCCTTCAAGCTGCTGTCAAGGCTG GTCATAGTCAGTCAACATCCATTGAGCCAATCATCTCTCCTATCATACTTAATGTTTGGGCCCAACATGTTTCGGATCCATTTATCAGTATTGACGCTGTGGAAGTCCTAGAG GCTATTAAGAATGCTCCAGGGTGTATACGGCCATTGGTGTCTCGGATTTTACCTACTATTGGATCCATACTGGAAAAG CCCAAGTTGCAGCCGATTGGGTTGGTTGCTGGCTCATTGGACCTTTTGACTATGATACTAAAA AATGCCCCAGCTGATGTAGTGAAGGCCGTATTTGAGACATGCTTTAATACCACCATCCAAATTATCCTTGAAAGTGATGATCATGGAGAGATGCAG AATGCAACTGAATGTTTGGCTGCAATTTTATCTGGGGGAAGACAAGAGTTACTTTCATGGGAAGGTGACCCAGGACATACTATGAAAAAGCTACTTGATGTGGCTTCTCG GCTTCTAGATCCCAATCTGGAAAGTTCCGGGTCACTTTTTGTTGGAAGTTATATACTGCAACTGATTTTACATTATCCGTCAGAAATGTCTCCGCACACACGGGAGCTTATTGCTGCTATTGTAAGACGTATGCAATCTTGTGAAATAGCCGGGTTGAAAAGCTCCCTGGTTGTTATCCTTGCTAGACTC GTACATTTGAGTGCTGCAGATGTCAACCAGTTCATTAATCTAATGCTTAATATTCCTGCAAATGGTTATGGCAATTCCCTCACGTATGTGATGTCGGAATGGACTAAACTACAGG GTGAAGTACAGGGTGCATACCAGATAAAAGTTACAACCACTGCATTGGCACTTCTGCTGTCCACTCGTAATGAGGAGCTAGCGAAAATTAGTGTTCAGGGCCATCTAATTAAG TCCGATGCAGGTATAAAAACTCGTTCAAAAGCTAAATTTGCACCTGATCAGTGGACATTGATTCCATTACCAGCAAAG ATCTTTAGCTTGTTAGCAGATACATTAGCTGAGATTCAAGAACAAGTCTTGGATGAAGATGACGACAATGAG GATAGCGACTGGGAAGAAGTTTCCAACAGCGATGGTGGTCTTCCCCAGGATATTATATACTCATCGACAGTACCATCGAATGTTGGCCCTTCAGTTGAACACCTTGATGCCATGGCAAAAGTGTTTGATGAG GGTGAGGATGATAGTTATGATGATGATCTTACAAAAATTGATCCGCTTAACGAG ATCAAGCTAGTGGATTTTCTAACAGCCTTCTTTTCAAACTTGTCGAACAACGACCGATCACTTTTTGATCACCTTTGTCAG AGTCTCTCAGTCTCTCAGAGTGCTGCTGTGGAAAAGGTTTTACGGAAATGA
- the LOC109725716 gene encoding importin-9 isoform X6, producing MSGVYKAETSSLMMPMFSSLMEQFSVILQSPVQSEEPDDWSIRMEVLKCLLQSVQNIPSLPVTQFSVILPPLWQTFVSSLKVYQKACIEGGEDSHAVRYDSDGGEKSLESFVIQLLEFLITMVGNARLAELVGGNIKELVYYTIAFQQMTEEQVRTWSLDANQYVADEDDVTYSCRVSGCLLLEEIINAYGEEGIDAIIVASQNRFHESREAKVAGSADWWKLREATLFAFASISEQLLEAKASGVIYCDLGNLIEQMITEDMGTGVHECPFLHARVFFIVSKFRSLINQRTSEQFLYGAVQAIASDVPPPVKVGACKALSQLLPESKQDVIQPHIMGLLLSLVDLLRQASDETLHLVLETLQAAVKAGHSQSTSIEPIISPIILNVWAQHVSDPFISIDAVEVLEAIKNAPGCIRPLVSRILPTIGSILEKPKLQPIGLVAGSLDLLTMILKNAPADVVKAVFETCFNTTIQIILESDDHGEMQNATECLAAILSGGRQELLSWEGDPGHTMKKLLDVASRLLDPNLESSGSLFVGSYILQLILHYPSEMSPHTRELIAAIVRRMQSCEIAGLKSSLVVILARLVHLSAADVNQFINLMLNIPANGYGNSLTYVMSEWTKLQGEVQGAYQIKVTTTALALLLSTRNEELAKISVQGHLIKSDAGIKTRSKAKFAPDQWTLIPLPAKIFSLLADTLAEIQEQVLDEDDDNEDSDWEEVSNSDGGLPQDIIYSSTVPSNVGPSVEHLDAMAKVFDEGEDDSYDDDLTKIDPLNEIKLVDFLTAFFSNLSNNDRSLFDHLCQSLSVSQSAAVEKVLRK from the exons ATGAGTGGTGTTTATAAG GCAGAAACTAGCAGTTTGATGATGCCTATGTTCAGTTCATTAATGGAGCAATTTTCTGTAATCTTACAATCTCCAGTGCAATCGGAAGAACCAGATGACTGGAGCATTAGAATGGAG GTGCTCAAATGTTTACTCCAGTCTGTCCAAAACATCCCAAGCCTGCCTGTAACGCAATTTTCTG TCATTCTTCCACCTTTGTGGCAGACTTTTGTTTCTTCCCTCAAAGTCTATCAAAAAGCATGCATCGAAGGTGGCGAAGATTCTCATGCCGTGAGATATGATTCTGATGGTGGTGAAAAAAGTCTTGAGTCCTTTGTCATTCAG TTATTGGAGTTTTTGATAACCATGGTGGGGAATGCTAGGTTGGCCGAG CTCGTCGGAGGGAACATCAAGGAGCTAGTCTATTACACAATAGCTTTCCAGCAGATGACTGAGGAACAA GTCCGCACCTGGTCGCTTGATGCTAATCAGTATGTTGCTGATGAGGATGACGTTACTTACAGTTGTCGTGTATCTG GATGTCTACTTCTGGAAGAGATAATTAATGCCTATGGTGAAGAGGGAATTGATGCTATAATTGTTGCTTCTCAAAATCGTTTTCATGAGTCGCGTGAAGCAAAAGTTGCTGGTTCTGCAGATTGGTGGAAA CTCCGTGAAGCGActctttttgcttttgcttCTATTTCGGAACAGTTGCTTGAAGCAAAG GCTTCAGGAGTGATTTATTGTGATTTGGGAAACTTGATTGAGCAGATGATTACCGAAGATATGGGAACAG GGGTACATGAATGTCCATTTCTTCACGCACGTGTATTTTTCATAGTGTCCAAGTTCAGGTCACTG ATTAATCAGAGAACTAGTGAACAATTCCTATACGGTGCTGTCCAAGCAATAGCTTCAGATGT ACCACCACCAGTTAAAGTTGGTGCTTGTAAAGCACTATCCCAACTATTGCCTGAATCTAAGCAAGATGTTATTCAGCCTCATATCATGGGTTTACTTTTGTCTCTTGTGGATCTTCTAAGGCAG GCATCTGATGAAACACTACATCTTGTACTAGAAACCCTTCAAGCTGCTGTCAAGGCTG GTCATAGTCAGTCAACATCCATTGAGCCAATCATCTCTCCTATCATACTTAATGTTTGGGCCCAACATGTTTCGGATCCATTTATCAGTATTGACGCTGTGGAAGTCCTAGAG GCTATTAAGAATGCTCCAGGGTGTATACGGCCATTGGTGTCTCGGATTTTACCTACTATTGGATCCATACTGGAAAAG CCCAAGTTGCAGCCGATTGGGTTGGTTGCTGGCTCATTGGACCTTTTGACTATGATACTAAAA AATGCCCCAGCTGATGTAGTGAAGGCCGTATTTGAGACATGCTTTAATACCACCATCCAAATTATCCTTGAAAGTGATGATCATGGAGAGATGCAG AATGCAACTGAATGTTTGGCTGCAATTTTATCTGGGGGAAGACAAGAGTTACTTTCATGGGAAGGTGACCCAGGACATACTATGAAAAAGCTACTTGATGTGGCTTCTCG GCTTCTAGATCCCAATCTGGAAAGTTCCGGGTCACTTTTTGTTGGAAGTTATATACTGCAACTGATTTTACATTATCCGTCAGAAATGTCTCCGCACACACGGGAGCTTATTGCTGCTATTGTAAGACGTATGCAATCTTGTGAAATAGCCGGGTTGAAAAGCTCCCTGGTTGTTATCCTTGCTAGACTC GTACATTTGAGTGCTGCAGATGTCAACCAGTTCATTAATCTAATGCTTAATATTCCTGCAAATGGTTATGGCAATTCCCTCACGTATGTGATGTCGGAATGGACTAAACTACAGG GTGAAGTACAGGGTGCATACCAGATAAAAGTTACAACCACTGCATTGGCACTTCTGCTGTCCACTCGTAATGAGGAGCTAGCGAAAATTAGTGTTCAGGGCCATCTAATTAAG TCCGATGCAGGTATAAAAACTCGTTCAAAAGCTAAATTTGCACCTGATCAGTGGACATTGATTCCATTACCAGCAAAG ATCTTTAGCTTGTTAGCAGATACATTAGCTGAGATTCAAGAACAAGTCTTGGATGAAGATGACGACAATGAG GATAGCGACTGGGAAGAAGTTTCCAACAGCGATGGTGGTCTTCCCCAGGATATTATATACTCATCGACAGTACCATCGAATGTTGGCCCTTCAGTTGAACACCTTGATGCCATGGCAAAAGTGTTTGATGAG GGTGAGGATGATAGTTATGATGATGATCTTACAAAAATTGATCCGCTTAACGAG ATCAAGCTAGTGGATTTTCTAACAGCCTTCTTTTCAAACTTGTCGAACAACGACCGATCACTTTTTGATCACCTTTGTCAG AGTCTCTCAGTCTCTCAGAGTGCTGCTGTGGAAAAGGTTTTACGGAAATGA
- the LOC109725716 gene encoding importin-9 isoform X7, giving the protein MEVLKCLLQSVQNIPSLPVTQFSVILPPLWQTFVSSLKVYQKACIEGGEDSHAVRYDSDGGEKSLESFVIQLLEFLITMVGNARLAELVGGNIKELVYYTIAFQQMTEEQVRTWSLDANQYVADEDDVTYSCRVSGCLLLEEIINAYGEEGIDAIIVASQNRFHESREAKVAGSADWWKLREATLFAFASISEQLLEAKASGVIYCDLGNLIEQMITEDMGTGVHECPFLHARVFFIVSKFRSLINQRTSEQFLYGAVQAIASDVPPPVKVGACKALSQLLPESKQDVIQPHIMGLLLSLVDLLRQASDETLHLVLETLQAAVKAGHSQSTSIEPIISPIILNVWAQHVSDPFISIDAVEVLEAIKNAPGCIRPLVSRILPTIGSILEKPKLQPIGLVAGSLDLLTMILKNAPADVVKAVFETCFNTTIQIILESDDHGEMQNATECLAAILSGGRQELLSWEGDPGHTMKKLLDVASRLLDPNLESSGSLFVGSYILQLILHYPSEMSPHTRELIAAIVRRMQSCEIAGLKSSLVVILARLVHLSAADVNQFINLMLNIPANGYGNSLTYVMSEWTKLQGEVQGAYQIKVTTTALALLLSTRNEELAKISVQGHLIKSDAGIKTRSKAKFAPDQWTLIPLPAKIFSLLADTLAEIQEQVLDEDDDNEDSDWEEVSNSDGGLPQDIIYSSTVPSNVGPSVEHLDAMAKVFDEGEDDSYDDDLTKIDPLNEIKLVDFLTAFFSNLSNNDRSLFDHLCQSLSVSQSAAVEKVLRK; this is encoded by the exons ATGGAG GTGCTCAAATGTTTACTCCAGTCTGTCCAAAACATCCCAAGCCTGCCTGTAACGCAATTTTCTG TCATTCTTCCACCTTTGTGGCAGACTTTTGTTTCTTCCCTCAAAGTCTATCAAAAAGCATGCATCGAAGGTGGCGAAGATTCTCATGCCGTGAGATATGATTCTGATGGTGGTGAAAAAAGTCTTGAGTCCTTTGTCATTCAG TTATTGGAGTTTTTGATAACCATGGTGGGGAATGCTAGGTTGGCCGAG CTCGTCGGAGGGAACATCAAGGAGCTAGTCTATTACACAATAGCTTTCCAGCAGATGACTGAGGAACAA GTCCGCACCTGGTCGCTTGATGCTAATCAGTATGTTGCTGATGAGGATGACGTTACTTACAGTTGTCGTGTATCTG GATGTCTACTTCTGGAAGAGATAATTAATGCCTATGGTGAAGAGGGAATTGATGCTATAATTGTTGCTTCTCAAAATCGTTTTCATGAGTCGCGTGAAGCAAAAGTTGCTGGTTCTGCAGATTGGTGGAAA CTCCGTGAAGCGActctttttgcttttgcttCTATTTCGGAACAGTTGCTTGAAGCAAAG GCTTCAGGAGTGATTTATTGTGATTTGGGAAACTTGATTGAGCAGATGATTACCGAAGATATGGGAACAG GGGTACATGAATGTCCATTTCTTCACGCACGTGTATTTTTCATAGTGTCCAAGTTCAGGTCACTG ATTAATCAGAGAACTAGTGAACAATTCCTATACGGTGCTGTCCAAGCAATAGCTTCAGATGT ACCACCACCAGTTAAAGTTGGTGCTTGTAAAGCACTATCCCAACTATTGCCTGAATCTAAGCAAGATGTTATTCAGCCTCATATCATGGGTTTACTTTTGTCTCTTGTGGATCTTCTAAGGCAG GCATCTGATGAAACACTACATCTTGTACTAGAAACCCTTCAAGCTGCTGTCAAGGCTG GTCATAGTCAGTCAACATCCATTGAGCCAATCATCTCTCCTATCATACTTAATGTTTGGGCCCAACATGTTTCGGATCCATTTATCAGTATTGACGCTGTGGAAGTCCTAGAG GCTATTAAGAATGCTCCAGGGTGTATACGGCCATTGGTGTCTCGGATTTTACCTACTATTGGATCCATACTGGAAAAG CCCAAGTTGCAGCCGATTGGGTTGGTTGCTGGCTCATTGGACCTTTTGACTATGATACTAAAA AATGCCCCAGCTGATGTAGTGAAGGCCGTATTTGAGACATGCTTTAATACCACCATCCAAATTATCCTTGAAAGTGATGATCATGGAGAGATGCAG AATGCAACTGAATGTTTGGCTGCAATTTTATCTGGGGGAAGACAAGAGTTACTTTCATGGGAAGGTGACCCAGGACATACTATGAAAAAGCTACTTGATGTGGCTTCTCG GCTTCTAGATCCCAATCTGGAAAGTTCCGGGTCACTTTTTGTTGGAAGTTATATACTGCAACTGATTTTACATTATCCGTCAGAAATGTCTCCGCACACACGGGAGCTTATTGCTGCTATTGTAAGACGTATGCAATCTTGTGAAATAGCCGGGTTGAAAAGCTCCCTGGTTGTTATCCTTGCTAGACTC GTACATTTGAGTGCTGCAGATGTCAACCAGTTCATTAATCTAATGCTTAATATTCCTGCAAATGGTTATGGCAATTCCCTCACGTATGTGATGTCGGAATGGACTAAACTACAGG GTGAAGTACAGGGTGCATACCAGATAAAAGTTACAACCACTGCATTGGCACTTCTGCTGTCCACTCGTAATGAGGAGCTAGCGAAAATTAGTGTTCAGGGCCATCTAATTAAG TCCGATGCAGGTATAAAAACTCGTTCAAAAGCTAAATTTGCACCTGATCAGTGGACATTGATTCCATTACCAGCAAAG ATCTTTAGCTTGTTAGCAGATACATTAGCTGAGATTCAAGAACAAGTCTTGGATGAAGATGACGACAATGAG GATAGCGACTGGGAAGAAGTTTCCAACAGCGATGGTGGTCTTCCCCAGGATATTATATACTCATCGACAGTACCATCGAATGTTGGCCCTTCAGTTGAACACCTTGATGCCATGGCAAAAGTGTTTGATGAG GGTGAGGATGATAGTTATGATGATGATCTTACAAAAATTGATCCGCTTAACGAG ATCAAGCTAGTGGATTTTCTAACAGCCTTCTTTTCAAACTTGTCGAACAACGACCGATCACTTTTTGATCACCTTTGTCAG AGTCTCTCAGTCTCTCAGAGTGCTGCTGTGGAAAAGGTTTTACGGAAATGA